GCCATTTTTGTAATTGGAATGATCATTCCGTTTACCGATTCACGTTTATTGAGTGAAGATGTTGCCGTAAGTCCATTCACGCTTGTATTTGAACGGGCAGGCCTTGCATTTGCTGCATCCATCATGAACGCGATCATTCTATCATCCGTACTCTCTGCCGGTAACTCTGGCATGTACGCTTCAACCCGTATGCTATGGGACTTGGCACGTGATGGGAAAGCACCGAAATTCCTAGGCAAGTTAGATAAAAGAGGAGTACCCGTGAATGCACTTATCGTGACTTCTTTAGTAGGCTGCGTTGCATTCTTAGCTTCATTTTTCGGTGATGGCGTGGTTTATATCTGGTTATTGAACGCTTCAGGCATGGCGGGATTCGTCACCTGGGTCGGGATCGCGGTTGCCCATTATCGATTCCGCAAAGCTTACGCAGCTCAAGGCCTTGATATGAATGCTTTACCATTCCGAGCAAAAGGCTTCCCATTCGGGCCTATATTCGCACTTGTCCTTTGCCTTATCATTATCATCGGACAAGGCTATCAAGCTTTCAGCAGCGATGGAATCGACTGGAATTCAATGTTTGTTTCCTACATTGGCTTAATTTTATTTTTCGCCCTATGGTTCGGCTATAAAATCAAGCATAAAACGAAAATCATTCCCCTGGAGGAATGTGATCTTAAATCAAAATAATGCGTAAAGGACCTGTTCTAAGGAGAACAGGTCCTTTTTTCATTTCAAATGATAAACACGGCATTCATATGGACGCAGAGGTTTGCTGGAGATTCCTTCTTCTTCCTGATCATAATTGCCTATCAGCCTTGTGGCTGAATATGCATGCAGCTCTTCAGGCAAAGTATAGGAGGCATCCTCTTCTTTAAAGTTACATAGCACCAACAGCTTTTCTTCTTCAAACGATCTCGTGTAGGCAAATATTCGTTCATCATCCGGCCATAGCAGTTCAAAACGGCCATAAACGACGATTTCATGTTTCTTTCGTATTTGGATAAGCTTTTTATAAAAATGAAAAATGGAATTCGGATCATTATAGGCTTTTTCTGCATTAATCTCTGGAAAATTGGGATTAACCTTAATCCAAGGCGTCCCTTTCGTGAATCCTGCGTTCCGGGAGTCATTCCACTGAATCGGTGTCCTCGCATTATCCCTGCTTCGGGCGTGGATGGCTGACATCATCCGCTCTTTTGACCAGCCATGCGAATTGACGAGTTCTTCATATGAATTCAATGTTTCGATATCACAGTAATCATCGATGCCCTCAAATGCAACATTGGTCATGCCCAGCTCTTCCCCTTGATATATATAGGGTGTCCCTTGAAGCATATGAAGGCAAGCTGCAAGCATCTTTGCGCTTTCAATACGATACTTTCCATCATCACCAAACCTTGAGACAATCCGGGGCTGATCATGGTTGTTCCAGTATAAACTGTTCCATCCATCCCCCTCCAAACCAGTCTGCCACTTAGAGAGAATTCGCTTTAAATCGGTAAGCTTCCACTTATCATTACTCCATTTCCCTGCCGGTCCACTCCCCAAATCCATATGTTCGAATTGAAAGACCATATGTAGCTCACCACGATCTTTACCTGTGAACAATTGGGCCTCCTCCGGTGTGACGCCTGGCATCTCCCCAACTGTGATCACGTCATGTCCAGAAAGTGCCCGTTGATTGATTTCCTGCAAAAACTCATGTATGCGCGGGCCGTTCAGGAAAAAGGGGCTTCCATCGCCATACTGTTTCTCATGATGAACGGCTCCATCTGAATAGCTTTGATCTTTTGAAAGGAAATTGATGACATCCATCCGAAAGCCATCGACACCCTTATCCAGCCACCAAGTCATGATGCTGTAGATCTCTTCACGGAGCTTAGGGTTCTCCCAGTTTAAATCCGGTTGTTTCCTGCTGAATAAATGTAAATAATATTCATCGGTTCCTTCATCATATTCCCATGCTGAACCTTTAAAAACGGATTCCCAATTATTTGGTTCCTTTCCATTCCTTCCAGGTTTCCAAATATAATAATCGCGTTTCGGATTATCTTTTGAGGATCGGGATTCCTTGAACCACGGATGTTCATCAGAAGAATGGTTGATCACCAGGTCCATCATGATCTTCATTCCACGTTCATGAACCGCCTTCAACAACCTATCGAAATCAGCCATGGTCCCGAACTCAGTCATGATTGATTTATAATCACTGATATCGTACCCATTGTCATCATTGGGAGATTGATAAACAGGGGATAGCCATATCACGTTCACACCCAGCTCTTGTAAATAATCGAGTTTCATCAAGATCCCGTTTATATCCCCTATCCCATCACCATCACTATCCATAAAACTCCTTGGATACACTTGATACACAACTGCCTCTTTCCACCATGCTTTGTCCATGTCTTTCCCCCTCTTTGGCCGCATTGATATGATCATTACACCAATACCCCTATTATAAAGGGAAAAACTTCAGAATATTCTCCTTTTATTCAGCTATTCCCGTTTGAATCATTTCAATATCCAGATCTACCTCGATTGGAATATAAGGATATGCCTTCTCCCAATGTTCCTGATCGAAATTTCTTGTACTACTTTTAGCATGATCACCGATTGCAATCGGATCGATATTGTTCTCCTGAAACATGGCTACCATCTCATTTAATTTTTTTCCAATGACATGCTCGGCCCTGGCCTCTATTTTATTCAGGTCGACCGCTTTGCCCAAGTCGTAGCCTTGGACCTCCAGCAGACTCGCTTTTAATTTCACTTCAATCCTGACCTTAGGGTCTTGATTTGCATCCGAAATATGATAATGGACACGTGACTCCACGTTATTGATATCTGTAAAATCATTTTCCTTCCATTTAATTTCATAACTCCCCATCCTAAAGTTTTCAGTAAGGACTTTAAATAAAAATCCGTCCTCATATGGAATATATTTACCAATATAACGATCCTTTTTAAACAGGGCGATCCCTTTTACCCTTATTTGGTCCCCTGCCGTTTCCAATAAGGGCAAGACCGGATCGATTCCTTTACCATGACACGCATATAAATACCTGTGAAGATCCACATTAGGCAAATTAGTCTTTATATTCTGTTCGATCAGTTCTTTCACTTGAACCCCTGGAGTTTTAATCAACTTCGGCTCCATTTTAACTACATCCTCCGCTTTGCCATGAACGACCGCTAAATACAAATTCCTTCCCACCATTGGGTCACGCCTATATGTATCGACATAATCATTCAACCCATTGCCTGCCAATTCTTCACCATAGAGAATAACCGTCAGTCTACCACCGACAATCGGGTATGGCGTTTTTGCATTTTTCTGCTGACGGGCTGCCTTTATATCATGGGAGACCGCTTCATATACTTCTTTACCTAGATTTGCTTCCTTCCCAGGCTGAGGCACGCTGACAACGACCGTACCTTTGATCTTTTTGCCTTCGGCATCATCATAACCTACGACTTCAGCAATTAAAATATCTTCTAATATTTGTTTTTCCACGCCGCAAGCCGTCATCAGGAAACTTGCCAATATTATCAAGATAAGTCGGATTTTCACGATTTATGCCCCCTGACTTTATAGACAATCGACTGCCATATGAATAAGAGAGGAAGATACAAATAAATGATATAAAAACCAATTTCCGAACTTATCGTGTTAAACTCATCGATTCTATAGCGGTTATCCAAGAAAATGCAGGAAACTAAAATGATCAGCAGAATGAAGACCAACATCTTTCTTTGCCTTAGTCCAAATACTCTTTTAGCTGTCCTGCTCGCTGCCCAAACCCCTATGCAAACATTCGGCAGCACCATGAACAGCCAAACGGAAATCCCTATGTATTCGAACCTTTCAATGAATGGAAGGTCTACAATTTTCCATAACGTCAAAGTTGCCCATATAACATCTTTCAGTTGATCTTGATGATAGTAGGCTAATGAAACAATGATGGATACTAAATATATCGTCATAGTAAACACCGCCCCTAAATGGGCCCACTTTTGAGATTTTTCACGGTTTTTAATGAAAGGGTAATAAATGAGGAGTAATTCAAAACCAAGGTAATTCAGGGTCATTTTCTTACAGGCCTTCATGATTTCCAAAAAGGAATGATCAAGAAAAGGACCCAAATTTTCAAAGTGGGCGTACTTCAATGGGAAATAATTCAAAAGGAATAATGGCGATCCGATAATAAGTCCGATTATGCAAAAACCAGTGATGACCCTGAACCCTCCCTCCACAAAGCTAT
This sequence is a window from Brevibacillus sp. JNUCC-41. Protein-coding genes within it:
- a CDS encoding glycoside hydrolase family 13 protein, whose translation is MDKAWWKEAVVYQVYPRSFMDSDGDGIGDINGILMKLDYLQELGVNVIWLSPVYQSPNDDNGYDISDYKSIMTEFGTMADFDRLLKAVHERGMKIMMDLVINHSSDEHPWFKESRSSKDNPKRDYYIWKPGRNGKEPNNWESVFKGSAWEYDEGTDEYYLHLFSRKQPDLNWENPKLREEIYSIMTWWLDKGVDGFRMDVINFLSKDQSYSDGAVHHEKQYGDGSPFFLNGPRIHEFLQEINQRALSGHDVITVGEMPGVTPEEAQLFTGKDRGELHMVFQFEHMDLGSGPAGKWSNDKWKLTDLKRILSKWQTGLEGDGWNSLYWNNHDQPRIVSRFGDDGKYRIESAKMLAACLHMLQGTPYIYQGEELGMTNVAFEGIDDYCDIETLNSYEELVNSHGWSKERMMSAIHARSRDNARTPIQWNDSRNAGFTKGTPWIKVNPNFPEINAEKAYNDPNSIFHFYKKLIQIRKKHEIVVYGRFELLWPDDERIFAYTRSFEEEKLLVLCNFKEEDASYTLPEELHAYSATRLIGNYDQEEEGISSKPLRPYECRVYHLK
- a CDS encoding Ger(x)C family spore germination protein is translated as MKIRLILIILASFLMTACGVEKQILEDILIAEVVGYDDAEGKKIKGTVVVSVPQPGKEANLGKEVYEAVSHDIKAARQQKNAKTPYPIVGGRLTVILYGEELAGNGLNDYVDTYRRDPMVGRNLYLAVVHGKAEDVVKMEPKLIKTPGVQVKELIEQNIKTNLPNVDLHRYLYACHGKGIDPVLPLLETAGDQIRVKGIALFKKDRYIGKYIPYEDGFLFKVLTENFRMGSYEIKWKENDFTDINNVESRVHYHISDANQDPKVRIEVKLKASLLEVQGYDLGKAVDLNKIEARAEHVIGKKLNEMVAMFQENNIDPIAIGDHAKSSTRNFDQEHWEKAYPYIPIEVDLDIEMIQTGIAE
- a CDS encoding GerAB/ArcD/ProY family transporter; its protein translation is MEVKPNETKLISPFFVFFLMPGMQIGVGILGFERVIAKEAGQDAWLSVLISGLIINVLLWMCFKLLGRGPQTLDLVAIHKDLFGNWVGNAFNVLFILYFIMISVILIRTYLEVIQVWMFPGVNILMLITIILILVYSFVEGGFRVITGFCIIGLIIGSPLFLLNYFPLKYAHFENLGPFLDHSFLEIMKACKKMTLNYLGFELLLIYYPFIKNREKSQKWAHLGAVFTMTIYLVSIIVSLAYYHQDQLKDVIWATLTLWKIVDLPFIERFEYIGISVWLFMVLPNVCIGVWAASRTAKRVFGLRQRKMLVFILLIILVSCIFLDNRYRIDEFNTISSEIGFYIIYLYLPLLFIWQSIVYKVRGHKS